Proteins found in one Arthrobacter sp. U41 genomic segment:
- a CDS encoding biotin-dependent carboxyltransferase family protein, translating to MAFDLKNPGLATTVQDQGRTGHYNVGIPQSGSMDQYSAELGNALVGNTAREAVLECTYLGPVLTTDTDAIIAVTGAPVEVKVNGEPRPEWTRLQLNAGDELSFGVIQGGTRYYIAVQGGIDVPEVLGSRSTYTLGAIGGFNGRKLQAGDLVPVGSPLNAGKLPAADTVPEEFRPAFAKEQTVRIMLGLYDHLLTDEGLDNLLNGEWKLTPVADRMGLRYSGPGVKWKEREQPFGAGSDPSNIVDAGYAVGSIQIPGGTQPIILHRDAVSGGGYAMVATVISADMDLVARAAPGTATRFVAVSQDEALAARKELAERKNNARATLGPNS from the coding sequence ATGGCGTTTGACCTCAAGAACCCCGGACTGGCCACCACGGTCCAGGACCAGGGCCGCACCGGCCACTACAACGTGGGTATCCCACAGAGCGGTTCCATGGACCAATACTCGGCCGAACTCGGCAATGCCCTCGTGGGCAACACCGCCAGAGAAGCCGTCCTTGAATGCACATACCTAGGCCCGGTGCTGACCACCGATACCGATGCCATCATCGCCGTCACCGGCGCCCCCGTAGAGGTCAAGGTCAACGGGGAACCCCGCCCCGAGTGGACCCGGCTCCAGCTGAATGCCGGCGACGAACTCAGCTTCGGGGTCATCCAGGGCGGCACGCGCTACTACATCGCAGTCCAGGGCGGCATCGACGTTCCCGAGGTACTCGGCAGCCGGTCCACCTACACCCTCGGCGCAATCGGCGGCTTCAACGGCCGAAAACTTCAGGCGGGAGACCTGGTTCCCGTCGGCAGCCCACTCAATGCCGGAAAACTCCCCGCCGCCGACACCGTTCCGGAAGAATTCCGCCCCGCGTTCGCGAAAGAACAGACTGTCAGGATCATGCTTGGCCTTTACGACCACCTCCTCACCGACGAAGGACTGGACAACCTTCTCAACGGCGAGTGGAAGCTGACCCCAGTCGCCGACCGAATGGGGCTGAGATACTCCGGCCCCGGCGTGAAGTGGAAAGAACGCGAGCAGCCGTTCGGGGCCGGTTCCGACCCGTCCAACATTGTGGATGCCGGCTACGCCGTCGGTTCCATCCAGATACCCGGCGGCACACAACCCATCATCCTGCACCGCGATGCCGTCTCCGGCGGCGGGTACGCCATGGTGGCCACGGTAATCAGCGCCGACATGGATCTCGTGGCCAGGGCTGCACCCGGGACGGCCACCAGGTTCGTCGCCGTCAGCCAAGACGAGGCCCTCGCGGCCCGCAAGGAACTTGCTGAACGAAAGAACAACGCGAGGGCAACCCTGGGTCCCAACAGCTGA
- a CDS encoding NAD-dependent succinate-semialdehyde dehydrogenase, whose translation MPTSILNEIELLKTVPTGLLINGEWQAAASGKTFDVEDPSTGKVLLSIADAGPEDGAAALDAAAAAQDSWAKVPARERGEILRRAFELVTARAEDFALLMTLEMGKPLAEARGEVTYGAEFLRWFSEEAVRAFGRYSVSPDGKSRLLVTKKPVGPCLLITPWNFPLAMATRKVAPAVAAGCTMVLKSANLTPLTSQLFAAVMMEAGLPAGVLNVIPTSTAGATTGPLIKDSRLRKLSFTGSTEVGRRLLADASENVLRTSMELGGNAPFVVFEDADVDAAVAGAMLAKLRNMGEACTAANRFIVHESVADEFAEKFAAKMADMTTARGTEAESKVGPLIDAKSRDKVHELVSDAVSAGAVAVIGGAAVEGPGYFYQPTILKGVTEGTRILSEEIFGPVAPIITFSSEDEAVRLANNTEYGLVAYVFTRDLNRGIRMGERLETGMLGLNAGVVSNAAAPFGGVKQSGLGREGGLEGIEEYLYTQYIGIADPYVS comes from the coding sequence ATGCCAACTTCCATCCTCAACGAGATCGAACTTCTAAAGACTGTTCCTACTGGCCTGCTTATCAACGGCGAATGGCAGGCTGCCGCTTCTGGTAAGACCTTCGACGTGGAGGACCCCTCGACCGGCAAGGTCCTGCTGAGCATCGCCGACGCCGGCCCCGAGGACGGGGCGGCGGCCCTGGATGCCGCGGCCGCCGCGCAGGACTCCTGGGCGAAGGTCCCGGCCCGTGAGCGCGGGGAGATCCTGCGCCGGGCCTTCGAGCTCGTCACCGCACGCGCGGAGGACTTCGCGCTGCTGATGACACTGGAAATGGGCAAGCCGCTGGCCGAGGCCCGCGGCGAAGTCACCTACGGCGCCGAGTTCCTGCGCTGGTTCTCCGAAGAAGCCGTCCGGGCCTTCGGCCGCTACTCGGTATCCCCGGACGGGAAGTCCCGGCTGCTGGTGACGAAGAAGCCGGTGGGCCCCTGCCTGCTGATCACGCCGTGGAACTTCCCGCTGGCCATGGCGACCCGCAAGGTTGCCCCCGCCGTCGCCGCCGGCTGCACCATGGTGCTGAAGTCCGCGAACCTGACCCCGCTGACCTCCCAGCTGTTCGCGGCCGTGATGATGGAGGCCGGACTCCCCGCCGGGGTGCTGAACGTCATCCCGACCTCCACGGCCGGTGCCACCACGGGGCCGCTGATCAAGGACTCCCGGCTGCGCAAGCTCTCCTTCACCGGCTCCACCGAGGTCGGCCGCCGGCTGCTCGCCGACGCGTCCGAGAACGTGCTGCGGACCTCGATGGAACTCGGCGGGAACGCCCCGTTCGTGGTGTTTGAGGACGCCGACGTCGACGCCGCCGTCGCCGGGGCGATGCTGGCGAAGCTGCGGAACATGGGCGAGGCCTGCACGGCCGCGAACCGGTTCATCGTGCACGAGTCCGTCGCGGACGAATTCGCGGAGAAGTTCGCCGCGAAGATGGCGGACATGACCACGGCCCGCGGCACCGAGGCGGAGTCCAAGGTCGGCCCGCTGATCGATGCGAAGAGCCGGGACAAGGTCCACGAGCTGGTTTCCGATGCGGTGTCCGCCGGTGCGGTCGCGGTGATCGGCGGCGCCGCCGTCGAGGGTCCGGGCTACTTCTACCAGCCCACCATCCTCAAGGGCGTCACCGAGGGCACCCGGATCCTGTCCGAGGAAATCTTCGGGCCGGTCGCCCCGATCATCACCTTCTCCTCCGAGGATGAGGCGGTCCGGCTGGCGAACAACACCGAGTACGGTCTGGTGGCCTACGTTTTCACCCGGGACCTGAACCGGGGCATCCGGATGGGCGAACGCCTGGAGACCGGCATGCTGGGCCTGAACGCCGGCGTGGTCTCCAACGCCGCGGCACCCTTTGGCGGGGTCAAGCAGTCCGGCCTGGGCCGTGAGGGCGGCCTCGAAGGCATCGAGGAATACCTCTACACCCAGTACATCGGCATCGCCGACCCGTACGTCAGCTGA
- a CDS encoding aspartate aminotransferase family protein translates to MSSKNVHMANAFDPSSIDLIPSEVRAMVDRRNRVLAPSYRLFYQEPVEIIRGSGVRLFDSQGRSYLDAYNNVPAVGHANPHVTQAVCEQMSRLNTHTRYVTMPIIEYSERLLGLFPDEIQQVIFACTGSEAVDLALRIAKYETGKEGIIVTRNAYHGTTTEAATISPSLGPHRPVANWVRYVDAPDTSAEGSDAGPLLAARVAEAIAELEADGVGFAALIVDSIFSSDGLQTDPAGFLEPVARVVHAAGGLYIADEVQPGFGRTGESWWGFARHGIVPDLVVLGKPMGNGLPISAVLGRPEVLDRFGKDMRYFNTFGGNSVSIAAANAVLDVIEDQDLLGNAKRVGKNLGSGLREIAQNYPMLSAVRGCGLFYGVDVTDASGTGRADQAGAVRIVNGLRSRRVLISSSGKDENVLKIRPPLVFSGSDLQEFLESFRAVMEDLHG, encoded by the coding sequence TTGTCCAGCAAAAACGTCCATATGGCGAACGCATTCGATCCTTCGTCCATTGACTTGATTCCCTCGGAAGTCAGGGCAATGGTAGATAGGCGTAATCGAGTGCTGGCACCGTCCTACCGACTTTTCTACCAGGAACCCGTCGAAATCATCAGGGGGAGCGGCGTTCGGTTGTTTGACAGCCAGGGGAGGTCCTACCTTGATGCCTACAACAACGTTCCGGCCGTCGGTCACGCGAATCCCCATGTCACCCAGGCCGTTTGCGAACAGATGTCACGGCTGAATACTCATACCCGCTATGTGACCATGCCGATCATCGAATACTCGGAACGGCTCCTTGGGCTTTTTCCCGATGAGATCCAACAGGTGATCTTCGCGTGCACCGGCAGCGAGGCGGTGGACCTGGCCCTTCGTATCGCTAAGTACGAGACCGGCAAGGAGGGGATCATCGTCACCCGGAATGCCTATCACGGGACAACGACGGAGGCGGCTACCATCTCACCAAGCCTCGGGCCGCACCGGCCGGTCGCCAACTGGGTACGGTATGTCGATGCCCCGGACACATCTGCAGAAGGATCCGACGCCGGGCCGCTGCTGGCAGCACGGGTTGCGGAAGCAATCGCAGAACTCGAAGCTGACGGTGTGGGGTTTGCCGCTCTCATTGTGGATTCGATTTTCTCCAGCGACGGACTCCAGACGGATCCGGCAGGATTCCTTGAACCTGTCGCTCGTGTAGTCCATGCCGCTGGCGGCTTGTACATCGCCGACGAAGTGCAGCCTGGGTTCGGGCGCACGGGTGAGTCTTGGTGGGGCTTTGCCCGGCACGGTATCGTTCCTGACTTGGTCGTCCTAGGCAAGCCAATGGGCAACGGGTTGCCTATTTCAGCTGTACTGGGCCGACCAGAAGTCTTGGACCGATTCGGAAAAGACATGCGCTACTTCAATACTTTCGGGGGAAATTCTGTCAGCATTGCTGCCGCTAACGCAGTCTTGGATGTAATTGAAGACCAGGATCTCCTCGGCAACGCGAAAAGAGTCGGCAAGAACCTGGGATCTGGTCTGCGTGAGATTGCGCAAAACTACCCCATGCTGTCGGCGGTCAGGGGCTGCGGGCTGTTCTATGGCGTTGATGTCACGGATGCTTCCGGCACTGGACGAGCAGATCAGGCCGGCGCCGTGCGAATTGTCAACGGACTCAGGAGCCGCCGGGTGCTTATCAGTTCTTCCGGTAAGGATGAGAACGTTTTGAAGATTCGTCCGCCGTTGGTCTTTTCAGGTTCCGACCTTCAAGAGTTTCTTGAGAGCTTCCGCGCCGTTATGGAGGATCTTCATGGATAG
- a CDS encoding biotin-dependent carboxyltransferase family protein, with amino-acid sequence MIEVVSPGLHSLVQDLGRDGYYAIGMPPSGALDQYSHSIANMLVGNDDSAATVEATFLGPELLFQKDATVAVTGATVPVFLDDQPAEQWAPLSVSTGQTLRFGSMSAGCRAYIAVAGGIDTVPFLGSRSTYSTSAMGGLDGRPLKKGDKLPVGDLRPTWTAPRPGFRLDKRFLPKLSREYELRVVEGLCNYRFQPESLETFFSSVYQVSPEANRTGYRLQGERLKFVDRGPLLGTGDNPSNVVDLGYPIGSIQVPDGAEPICLLRDAVTGGGYATLGTVISRDLDLLAQAKVPDKVRFVRVDIGQALELRRQRQATLSEIASILR; translated from the coding sequence GTGATTGAGGTAGTTTCTCCGGGCCTGCACTCACTCGTCCAAGATCTGGGCCGCGACGGTTACTACGCCATCGGCATGCCACCTTCCGGAGCACTCGATCAGTATTCCCATTCGATCGCAAACATGTTGGTTGGAAACGACGATTCCGCTGCGACAGTGGAAGCCACTTTCCTCGGACCCGAACTTCTTTTTCAAAAGGACGCCACCGTAGCGGTAACGGGGGCAACTGTACCCGTTTTTCTGGACGACCAGCCCGCGGAACAGTGGGCACCGCTGTCGGTATCGACCGGGCAGACACTTAGATTCGGCTCGATGAGCGCTGGCTGCAGGGCTTACATCGCCGTAGCCGGTGGCATCGACACGGTGCCGTTCCTGGGCAGCCGATCAACGTATTCGACCTCTGCCATGGGGGGTCTGGACGGTCGGCCCCTAAAAAAGGGGGATAAATTGCCGGTGGGCGACCTGCGCCCGACATGGACGGCGCCGCGTCCCGGCTTCCGCTTAGATAAGCGGTTTCTCCCGAAGCTGTCCCGCGAATATGAACTCAGGGTCGTTGAAGGACTGTGTAATTACCGCTTCCAGCCAGAGAGCCTCGAGACTTTCTTCTCCTCCGTGTACCAGGTGTCGCCCGAGGCCAACCGCACCGGCTACCGGTTGCAGGGTGAACGCCTCAAGTTTGTTGACCGTGGCCCCCTCTTGGGCACGGGGGATAATCCGAGCAACGTCGTGGATCTCGGGTATCCCATTGGGTCGATTCAGGTGCCGGACGGTGCAGAGCCGATCTGCCTTCTCCGGGACGCAGTCACGGGCGGCGGTTACGCCACACTTGGCACAGTGATTAGCCGCGATCTGGACCTGCTGGCCCAGGCAAAGGTTCCCGACAAAGTGCGGTTTGTCCGGGTCGACATAGGCCAAGCGCTGGAACTGCGGCGGCAACGCCAGGCGACGCTAAGCGAAATCGCATCCATTCTGCGGTAA
- a CDS encoding 5-oxoprolinase subunit B family protein — protein MDRPVYRYFRDGSRISFGADEFIFVELSESMSLVDALRVQLITTEISSLKLTGVLDVCPSHISYMIRVDPNRTDPRDLVATLGEAHEKFPDAENSVVETEIIEIPVFYDDPWTTEVLMKFRERHQSPAETDIAFLARTNGFSSVGDFVSAHSGSPFMTTFPCFVPGNAECFQLVPAERQIQAPKYVSPRTETPARAVGHGGAFTTIYPAQSPGGYQLIGRSPVPVFDITQSNPGFEESMVLARPGTIFKYRPIDYDEYFEIRASAECGQYVYRRSPVHFNYADFIQDIDGYNTRLMGELS, from the coding sequence TTGGACCGCCCGGTTTACCGCTATTTCCGTGATGGGTCGAGGATAAGTTTCGGCGCTGATGAGTTCATCTTTGTTGAACTTTCGGAATCCATGTCCTTGGTCGATGCACTGAGGGTCCAGCTGATTACCACCGAGATATCCTCGTTGAAACTGACCGGCGTCCTCGACGTCTGCCCTTCACATATCAGCTACATGATTCGAGTGGATCCTAACCGTACTGACCCGCGCGATCTGGTCGCGACCTTGGGTGAGGCCCACGAAAAGTTTCCTGATGCCGAAAATTCCGTCGTGGAAACAGAGATTATCGAGATCCCTGTCTTCTACGACGATCCCTGGACCACGGAAGTCTTGATGAAATTCCGCGAGCGGCATCAGTCGCCGGCTGAGACTGACATCGCCTTTCTTGCGCGAACCAACGGGTTCTCCAGCGTAGGAGACTTTGTTTCGGCACACTCCGGTAGTCCGTTCATGACGACATTTCCATGCTTTGTCCCCGGTAACGCGGAGTGCTTCCAGCTGGTTCCGGCGGAGCGCCAGATTCAGGCCCCAAAGTACGTCAGCCCGCGGACGGAAACGCCCGCCAGAGCAGTAGGCCATGGGGGAGCCTTCACCACCATTTATCCGGCTCAGAGCCCGGGCGGATACCAGCTCATCGGACGAAGCCCGGTCCCGGTTTTCGACATCACACAGTCGAACCCCGGTTTCGAAGAATCCATGGTCCTCGCCCGACCGGGAACGATTTTCAAGTACCGGCCCATCGACTATGACGAGTACTTCGAAATCCGTGCCAGCGCAGAATGCGGGCAGTACGTCTACCGAAGGAGCCCCGTGCATTTCAACTATGCCGATTTCATCCAGGACATTGATGGATACAACACCCGGCTGATGGGGGAGCTGTCGTGA
- a CDS encoding 5-oxoprolinase subunit PxpA, with product MMKTFDINADAGESFGRWKLGDDAELFKYVTTVNVACGYHAGDPSTMRETLCRARDSGLAIGAHPGFPDLLGFGRRALPVTQSDAVDYILYQVGALHGIAASENIRLSHVKPHGSLYAEVARNPGLAVEVSIQLQRLQSGLPILISPGASALALKEAGLPVVHENAVDLDFDDQGQNIIERTPSQKDPDAVAAQALLMANGQARTVSGTVIPMPVQSMCIHGDRPNAVEIARVVRQALEKSEIIVRSVFETGS from the coding sequence ATGATGAAGACCTTCGATATCAATGCGGATGCTGGCGAAAGCTTCGGCCGGTGGAAACTTGGCGACGACGCCGAACTGTTCAAGTACGTAACGACGGTGAACGTGGCCTGCGGATACCACGCGGGTGACCCATCCACGATGCGGGAAACCCTCTGCCGAGCACGGGACAGCGGACTGGCAATCGGAGCACATCCCGGGTTCCCTGATCTGCTCGGCTTCGGCCGCCGAGCCCTTCCCGTCACGCAGTCAGATGCTGTCGACTACATTCTCTACCAGGTCGGCGCCCTCCACGGTATTGCGGCCTCCGAGAACATTCGTCTGAGCCATGTAAAGCCTCACGGATCCTTGTACGCCGAAGTTGCCAGGAATCCCGGCCTGGCAGTAGAGGTGAGCATCCAGCTCCAACGACTCCAGTCCGGACTCCCAATCCTGATATCGCCCGGGGCGTCCGCCTTGGCGTTAAAAGAAGCGGGACTGCCGGTCGTCCATGAAAACGCCGTCGACCTGGATTTTGACGATCAGGGGCAGAACATTATCGAAAGGACACCCTCCCAGAAGGATCCCGACGCGGTAGCCGCTCAGGCACTACTGATGGCCAACGGGCAGGCGAGGACGGTGTCTGGGACCGTAATTCCTATGCCTGTGCAGTCCATGTGCATCCACGGCGATCGTCCCAATGCTGTGGAGATTGCCCGGGTGGTGCGGCAGGCACTCGAGAAATCCGAAATCATCGTTCGCAGCGTCTTTGAAACGGGGAGCTAA
- a CDS encoding sugar ABC transporter substrate-binding protein — translation MNKKLRSVLRTVAAGAMVLGLAACGGSGQPGSTGDKQKIYLNLSYSGNNWQDEAANLAMSIAKAPENAAKYDVVKQISGTDVQKQISDLQSMIASGAKLIVSYPISPTALESVVKQGCQRGVTFVFYDSTVNADCAYNVAFITGARVDDPQKAFFGAQTAQALVDLLQEKGKVFMNRGVPGTSTDTVHYDTAKAVFDRYPGIQVVSEYYGKWDSSVSQQETAKALAAHPDVDGIWSQDGEAGVLKALEAAGKKIPVTGENSNYFRLRLSEGWPGISSGSPPAQAAVAMKVGLKILEDGAESVPKNIEMPLPWVTTDTAKACTGNEFTDGCNFFPQADDTFVTEVFQKELLPESSMDSAKSGSPVAKVQPLPDMSKFAQPEIRRIYTRASCDSGWVEGNVDSGQTPAGLRGCVKQ, via the coding sequence ATGAACAAGAAGTTACGCAGCGTTCTGCGGACAGTGGCCGCGGGAGCTATGGTCTTAGGCCTCGCTGCTTGCGGCGGCTCTGGGCAGCCAGGGTCCACCGGCGACAAGCAAAAGATCTATTTGAACCTAAGCTATAGCGGCAACAACTGGCAGGATGAAGCGGCCAACCTGGCCATGTCCATTGCTAAGGCACCTGAGAACGCCGCGAAGTACGATGTCGTCAAACAGATCTCCGGCACCGACGTGCAGAAGCAGATCTCCGACCTCCAGTCCATGATCGCTTCGGGAGCGAAACTGATCGTTTCCTACCCGATTTCGCCGACGGCTTTGGAATCCGTAGTCAAGCAAGGATGCCAGCGCGGCGTAACGTTCGTTTTCTACGACTCCACGGTCAACGCCGACTGCGCCTACAACGTGGCCTTCATTACGGGAGCGCGGGTGGATGACCCCCAGAAGGCATTCTTCGGGGCGCAGACGGCCCAGGCCCTGGTAGACCTGCTGCAGGAAAAGGGCAAGGTCTTTATGAATCGTGGTGTGCCGGGCACTTCGACAGACACGGTGCACTACGACACTGCTAAGGCAGTCTTCGACCGCTATCCCGGCATCCAGGTGGTTTCTGAGTACTACGGCAAATGGGATTCATCTGTAAGCCAGCAGGAAACCGCGAAGGCACTCGCCGCGCACCCCGATGTGGACGGCATATGGTCCCAGGACGGTGAGGCCGGCGTCCTCAAGGCTTTGGAAGCAGCGGGCAAGAAAATCCCGGTGACCGGGGAAAACAGCAACTACTTCCGGCTGCGGCTTAGCGAAGGCTGGCCCGGCATCTCCTCGGGTTCTCCGCCCGCTCAGGCTGCGGTCGCCATGAAGGTCGGGCTGAAGATCCTTGAGGACGGGGCTGAATCCGTTCCCAAGAACATCGAAATGCCGCTTCCCTGGGTGACCACCGATACCGCCAAGGCGTGTACGGGCAATGAGTTTACCGATGGGTGCAATTTCTTCCCGCAGGCTGATGACACCTTTGTCACGGAGGTCTTCCAGAAGGAGCTCCTTCCGGAAAGCTCCATGGATTCGGCAAAGTCGGGCTCACCCGTAGCGAAGGTCCAGCCGTTGCCGGACATGAGCAAATTTGCTCAGCCCGAGATCCGCAGGATCTACACCAGGGCCTCCTGCGATTCCGGATGGGTCGAAGGAAACGTCGACTCGGGCCAGACGCCGGCCGGACTCCGTGGCTGCGTCAAGCAATAG
- a CDS encoding ABC transporter permease produces MKVQQEIPAEKIADIDRAKTRHEASISSRRWSIRDRINQVTIVWLIVLVCIPLSRIVSPNFPSFTQINSVLILSLFLVAVGFGQGLVILTGGIDLSVASVIGLGAFVTGILANAGVPVLAATAIAIGLSALFGFINGLFVAYAGFPPFIVTLASGTILASILLGVSKGAPAQRSPSVLADIFSGRIAVMGVPTPIIVLVIVVLLGLLIQNRTRLGRQAYCVGNSVRATQIAGLSVPATLIAVYAVAAAFYGLTGVMLLGYSSGADLNIGASWLLPSITAVVVGGSSIRGGAGSFLGTVGGAVLLTLLGICISAAGIPEGSKQVLYGVIILLALVGARFSQRGR; encoded by the coding sequence GTGAAGGTTCAGCAGGAAATCCCGGCGGAGAAGATCGCTGACATCGATCGTGCGAAAACACGGCACGAAGCTTCCATCAGCAGCCGGCGCTGGTCAATAAGGGACCGAATCAATCAAGTCACGATCGTGTGGCTCATTGTCCTGGTCTGTATCCCGCTTTCGCGGATTGTAAGCCCCAACTTCCCCTCGTTCACCCAGATCAACAGTGTCCTGATCCTAAGCCTATTCTTGGTTGCAGTGGGCTTCGGGCAGGGTCTTGTGATCCTAACGGGAGGCATTGACCTGTCGGTCGCCTCGGTGATCGGCCTGGGAGCCTTCGTAACTGGCATCCTAGCCAATGCCGGAGTTCCGGTTCTTGCTGCCACCGCCATCGCGATCGGCCTCAGTGCCCTGTTCGGTTTCATTAACGGCCTATTTGTGGCATACGCCGGGTTTCCCCCATTCATCGTCACGCTTGCCTCAGGAACCATTTTGGCGTCGATTCTGCTGGGTGTGAGCAAGGGGGCACCTGCACAGAGGTCGCCGTCTGTCCTGGCCGACATATTCAGCGGGCGGATCGCGGTCATGGGCGTTCCGACGCCAATTATCGTGCTGGTGATCGTAGTACTGCTAGGACTCCTGATTCAGAATCGAACGCGCCTGGGACGGCAGGCCTACTGCGTCGGCAACAGCGTCCGGGCAACACAAATTGCAGGATTGTCTGTGCCAGCAACCCTCATTGCCGTGTACGCCGTAGCGGCCGCGTTTTACGGGCTCACCGGCGTGATGCTGCTCGGCTATTCCTCCGGGGCTGACCTGAACATCGGCGCCAGTTGGTTGCTTCCCAGCATTACAGCCGTTGTTGTCGGCGGCTCCTCGATCCGCGGTGGCGCAGGGTCTTTTCTGGGCACAGTCGGCGGCGCGGTGCTGCTGACGCTGCTCGGCATTTGCATTTCCGCTGCTGGCATCCCCGAAGGATCGAAGCAGGTGCTGTACGGGGTGATCATCCTATTGGCCCTCGTCGGCGCGAGGTTTAGTCAGCGCGGCCGTTGA
- a CDS encoding ABC transporter permease, with the protein MNSFVVRVVGIIGQVQYRDVGRAVTLASFICTTGIALMILPAPGGSTPSAFTNVALASFGDIPVALLALIAIGILWSIFRRTRTGNSLFAIGADRPAAVMSGISVNRSEITAYILAGGLYAAAGVYLTAVTSSGDPNAGRPFLLTAFAAMALGLVSFRGGAGNPVAAILGAASLMTIPKLLFGLGIEDFWVGAFQGLIILAALSIPVLTRGLSSRSAARKGRAHLAELQAPASGKSARDTQGAAT; encoded by the coding sequence ATGAATTCTTTCGTGGTCAGGGTTGTAGGCATCATAGGCCAAGTTCAATACCGTGATGTCGGCCGGGCGGTCACTCTTGCTTCCTTCATTTGCACCACTGGAATTGCACTGATGATCCTGCCAGCCCCCGGAGGTTCAACCCCCTCAGCATTCACCAATGTCGCACTCGCCTCCTTCGGAGATATCCCGGTGGCTCTTTTAGCATTGATCGCAATCGGAATCCTCTGGTCCATCTTCCGCAGGACAAGGACCGGTAACTCCCTGTTTGCGATCGGGGCCGATCGGCCCGCGGCCGTCATGTCGGGCATATCTGTCAATCGAAGCGAGATTACGGCCTATATCTTGGCTGGCGGATTGTATGCGGCGGCCGGAGTCTACCTGACGGCGGTGACTTCGTCCGGCGATCCAAATGCCGGCAGGCCGTTCCTGCTGACAGCCTTCGCGGCCATGGCCTTGGGCCTGGTCAGCTTCCGAGGCGGGGCAGGCAACCCAGTAGCCGCGATCCTGGGGGCGGCCAGCCTGATGACCATACCGAAGCTTCTGTTCGGTCTGGGTATTGAGGACTTCTGGGTCGGGGCCTTCCAGGGCCTGATCATCCTAGCCGCCCTCAGCATCCCCGTCCTGACCCGCGGCCTGAGCTCGCGATCTGCGGCAAGGAAAGGGCGAGCACATCTAGCCGAGCTGCAAGCCCCGGCTTCGGGAAAATCGGCAAGGGACACTCAAGGAGCGGCAACGTGA
- a CDS encoding winged helix DNA-binding domain-containing protein, protein MNLTAAATWRQRLDSPVTSSAESMLRVVRDTVGLHSTLPGTPYLSLNARIGDFTTDDLDIEVYEHRSLVRLKVMRGTVFLLTRDLAQIAFAAIVELTLDRDRKWLRIDPGVYRRVAPVVLNALGQESLTASELRIQVHHADLSAVVALLCEEARIVRDRPARGRTSTSYRYRRWDQAFPDLDLAAYDGETATDELIRRYIASYGPVSVADVVWWTGLPAKRVWAALGRVAAELQTIDGPLAGHQWLKIGDTNYGQPLPRGRTPRVRLLPQLDPYTMGYRDRERLIDAEHEALVYDRGGNVTSVVLQDGRITGVWDLTESPTCTGRVMLFDPASAVKRQVLDLVAETGAFWFGHSIPVREYVQMVPFDQRTGVMRKPLDGATPAA, encoded by the coding sequence ATGAACCTGACCGCTGCTGCCACATGGCGGCAGCGCTTGGACTCGCCGGTCACCTCCTCGGCGGAGAGTATGCTGCGTGTGGTGCGCGATACCGTTGGGCTCCACTCGACTCTGCCTGGCACGCCGTATCTGTCGTTGAACGCACGAATCGGCGACTTCACGACCGATGACCTCGACATCGAGGTCTATGAACACCGCTCGCTTGTGCGCCTCAAGGTCATGCGTGGAACCGTGTTCCTGCTGACCCGGGACCTGGCCCAGATTGCTTTCGCTGCGATCGTTGAGCTCACCCTGGATCGCGATCGGAAGTGGCTTCGCATCGATCCGGGCGTTTATCGCCGCGTCGCACCCGTCGTTCTTAATGCCTTGGGTCAGGAGTCGCTGACCGCGTCGGAATTGCGCATCCAGGTGCACCACGCCGACTTGTCCGCTGTGGTTGCGCTCCTGTGCGAGGAGGCGAGAATCGTCCGCGATCGCCCGGCCCGTGGTCGCACCAGCACCAGCTACCGGTACCGCCGCTGGGACCAGGCCTTCCCGGACCTGGACCTCGCTGCCTATGACGGTGAGACTGCGACGGATGAGCTCATCCGCAGGTACATCGCCAGCTACGGACCCGTGTCGGTTGCAGATGTGGTGTGGTGGACGGGATTGCCGGCGAAGCGAGTCTGGGCCGCACTCGGCCGCGTGGCCGCCGAGTTGCAGACCATCGACGGCCCGCTCGCCGGGCACCAGTGGTTGAAGATCGGCGACACCAATTACGGGCAGCCCCTCCCGCGAGGACGCACGCCGCGGGTCCGGCTGCTGCCCCAACTGGACCCGTACACGATGGGCTATCGCGATCGTGAACGACTCATCGACGCAGAACATGAGGCTCTGGTCTACGACCGTGGCGGTAACGTCACCTCGGTCGTGCTCCAAGATGGGCGGATCACCGGCGTCTGGGACCTGACCGAATCGCCCACCTGCACCGGGCGAGTGATGCTGTTCGACCCGGCATCGGCAGTGAAGCGACAAGTCCTCGACCTGGTAGCCGAGACCGGCGCGTTCTGGTTCGGGCACAGCATTCCGGTGCGGGAGTACGTACAGATGGTGCCGTTTGATCAACGAACCGGAGTGATGCGCAAGCCACTCGACGGCGCCACCCCGGCAGCGTGA